A window of Echeneis naucrates chromosome 13, fEcheNa1.1, whole genome shotgun sequence contains these coding sequences:
- the rab34a gene encoding ras-related protein Rab-34a isoform X1, translating to MSVRVSAMSVLPPVRRDRIIAQLPRCFKKEAALHTINEFNNKVKTACQEQRTGTVGRFKISKVIVVGDLAVGKTCLINRFCKDAFDKNYKATIGVDFEMERFEVLGVPFSLQLWDTAGQERFKCIASTYYRGAQVVIIVFDVNDVASLGHVRQWLEDALKENDPTAVQLFLVGTKKDLSSPAQYSQIEQDALKLAQEMRAEYWAVSSLTGENVKEFFFRVAALAFETNVLAELEKSGSRQIGDVVRINSTSSNLYTTSKKKQPNCCQ from the exons ATGTCAGTCCGGGTTTCAGCCATGAGCGTCCTTCCTCCTGTTCGGAGGGACCGAATCATCGCTCAGCTGCCTCGG TGTTTCAAGAAAGAAGCTGCTCTCCACACCATAAATGAGTTCAACAATAAAGTGAAGACTGCCTGCCAGGAGCAGCGCACCGGCACCGTGGG caGGTTTAAAATTTCGAAGGTCATTGTAGTGGGTGACCTGGCTGTAGGGAAAACCTGTCTGATCAACAG ATTTTGCAAAGATGCTTTTGATAAGAACTACAAGGCAACAATTGGTGTCGACTTTGAGATGGAGCGGTTTGAAGTGTTGGGTGTTCCTTTCAGTCTACAACT GTGGGACACTGCAGGCCAAGAGAGGTTCAAATGCATCGCTTCTACATACTACAGAGGAGCCCAGG TTGTGATCATCGTGTTTGACGTAAATGATGTTGCCTCTTTGGGCCATGTGAG GCAGTGGCTTGAAGATGCCTTAAAAGAAAATGACCCCACTGCCGTCCAGCTGTTCCTCGTCGGCACAAAGAAAGACCTGAGT tctCCTGCTCAGTATTCTCAGATTGAACAAGATGCTCTGAAACTAGCACAAGAGATGAGAGCAGAGTACTGGGCTGTTTCATCGCTCACAG GGGAAAACGTGAAAGAGTTTTTCTTCCGCGTTGCAGCGTTGGCATTTGAGACCAACGTTCTTGCTGAGCTGGAGAAAAGTGGATCGAGACAAATTGGAGATGTTGTCA gAATAAACAGCACTTCCAGCAATCTCTACACTACGTCGAAGAAGAAACAGCCCAACTGCTGCCAGTAA
- the LOC115053342 gene encoding dehydrogenase/reductase SDR family member 11-like gives MERFLGRVALVTGASVGIGSYIAKELVQNGMKVVGCGRDVAKTQKLAAECQTAGYSGVLVPIKCDLSKEEEILSMFDFIKAQHKGVDVCINNAGLSHPEPLLKGKTTSWKNMLDVNVVALSVCTREAYQSMKERNVDDGHIININSMSGYRILHNNNIHFYSATKFAVTALTEALRQELRLANTNIRATCISPGLVATEFFLRLYGSTENAAETYSKCEPLKAKDVANAVLYALSAPPHVQIGDIQMRPVGQVL, from the exons ATGGAGCGCTTCCTGGGCAGGGTGGCTCTGGTGACCGGAGCCTCGGTCGGAATCGGGTCCTATATAGCGAAGGAGCTGGTCCAGAACGGTATGAAGGTGGTAGGCTGTGGACGGGACGTCGCCAAAACACAG aaactgGCGGCTGAGTGTCAAACTGCAGGCTATAGTGGTGTCCTGGTGCCCATCAAGTGTGATTTGAGCAAGGAGGAGGAGATTCTGTCTatgtttgattttattaaaGCACAGCACAAAGGTGTGGATGTGTGCATTAACAATGCCGGCCTTTCCCACCCTGAGCCACTTTTAAAAGGTAAAACCACTTCCTGGAAGAACATGCTGGAT GTGAATGTTGTTGCATTGTCCGTATGCACACGTGAAGCATATCAgtcaatgaaggaaagaaatgttgATGATGGCCACATCATAAACATAAATAG catgaGCGGATATCGTATTCTTCACAACAATAATATACATTTCTACAGCGCCACTAAGTTTGCAGTGACAGCCCTGACTGAGGCCCTGAGGCAGGAGCTGCGTTTGGCCAACACCAACATTAGAGCCACA TGTATTTCTCCTGGCTTAGTGGCGACAGAATTTTTTCTGCGCTTGTATGGAAGTACTGAAAATGCTGCTGAAACATATTCTAAATGCGAG CCTTTAAAAGCAAAAGATGTTGCTAATGCTGTTTTATACGCCCTGAGTGCACCTCCTCATGTGCAG atcgGAGATATTCAGATGCGGCCTGTAGGGCAGGTGCTGTAG
- the rab34a gene encoding ras-related protein Rab-34a isoform X2, with the protein MSVRVSAMSVLPPVRRDRIIAQLPRCFKKEAALHTINEFNNKVKTACQEQRTGTVGFKISKVIVVGDLAVGKTCLINRFCKDAFDKNYKATIGVDFEMERFEVLGVPFSLQLWDTAGQERFKCIASTYYRGAQVVIIVFDVNDVASLGHVRQWLEDALKENDPTAVQLFLVGTKKDLSSPAQYSQIEQDALKLAQEMRAEYWAVSSLTGENVKEFFFRVAALAFETNVLAELEKSGSRQIGDVVRINSTSSNLYTTSKKKQPNCCQ; encoded by the exons ATGTCAGTCCGGGTTTCAGCCATGAGCGTCCTTCCTCCTGTTCGGAGGGACCGAATCATCGCTCAGCTGCCTCGG TGTTTCAAGAAAGAAGCTGCTCTCCACACCATAAATGAGTTCAACAATAAAGTGAAGACTGCCTGCCAGGAGCAGCGCACCGGCACCGTGGG GTTTAAAATTTCGAAGGTCATTGTAGTGGGTGACCTGGCTGTAGGGAAAACCTGTCTGATCAACAG ATTTTGCAAAGATGCTTTTGATAAGAACTACAAGGCAACAATTGGTGTCGACTTTGAGATGGAGCGGTTTGAAGTGTTGGGTGTTCCTTTCAGTCTACAACT GTGGGACACTGCAGGCCAAGAGAGGTTCAAATGCATCGCTTCTACATACTACAGAGGAGCCCAGG TTGTGATCATCGTGTTTGACGTAAATGATGTTGCCTCTTTGGGCCATGTGAG GCAGTGGCTTGAAGATGCCTTAAAAGAAAATGACCCCACTGCCGTCCAGCTGTTCCTCGTCGGCACAAAGAAAGACCTGAGT tctCCTGCTCAGTATTCTCAGATTGAACAAGATGCTCTGAAACTAGCACAAGAGATGAGAGCAGAGTACTGGGCTGTTTCATCGCTCACAG GGGAAAACGTGAAAGAGTTTTTCTTCCGCGTTGCAGCGTTGGCATTTGAGACCAACGTTCTTGCTGAGCTGGAGAAAAGTGGATCGAGACAAATTGGAGATGTTGTCA gAATAAACAGCACTTCCAGCAATCTCTACACTACGTCGAAGAAGAAACAGCCCAACTGCTGCCAGTAA
- the LOC115052784 gene encoding uncharacterized protein LOC115052784, which translates to MDVLAVPTERNKGWYLALMAPNTKGPTFAWLDPSRLYCNSLALADCVKDLLSPFCCDTIDLVAGIDAMGFILGTSVATILGKGFLAIRKAGHLCVATQSQNYTDYTGREKTMEIRLDVLKPGMKVLLVDQWIETGGTMKAAIQLVERLGATVVGVAAVAIENTEGGKWIKENYKFSHCIPNELQSQIDQKHLDSLNSFIN; encoded by the exons aTGGACGTGTTGGCTGTTCCCACGGAGAGGAATAAAGGATGGTACCTGGCTCTAATGGCCCCCAATACAAAAGGACCAACATTTGCCTGGCTGGATCCTTCCAGACTCTACTGCAACTCCCTG GCTCTTGCAGACTGTGTGAAAGACCTTCTGAGTCCATTCTGCTGCGATACCATTGACCTGGTTGCTGGCATAGATGCAATGGGGTTCATTcttg GGACATCTGTGGCTACGATTCTTGGAAAAGGTTTCCTGGCTATCCGTAAAGCAGGACACCTGTGTGTTGCAACACAAAGTCAAAACTACACAGACTACACAGGCCGAGAAAAGACTATGGAAATAAGACTGGATGTGCTAAAACCAG GTATGAAAGTGTTGTTGGTGGACCAATGGATAGAGACTGGAGGGACAATGAAGGCAGCCATCCAGTTAGTTGAGAGACTGGGAGCCACTGTTGTAG GTGTAGCCGCTGTTGCCATTGAAAATACCGAAGGAGGGAAGTGGattaaagaaaattacaaattcTCTCACTGCATACCAAACGAGCTGCAGAGCCAAATTGATCAGAAGCATCTGGATTCATTGAACAGCTTCATCAACTGA